In Porites lutea chromosome 9, jaPorLute2.1, whole genome shotgun sequence, a single window of DNA contains:
- the LOC140947332 gene encoding RNA-binding protein 26-like, whose translation MAAKSKESPSQARQIAQKAILDQELDLITHQNTGEDTTELKKKVEELKQEAKSLGLLDPPTKGRGRGVVRGRGRGTPVRSRPLPRTTRVWTRDSASLDHRPRRISVGEITTEQKEDITEHFKEFGIVDNEEYIDDKETLNLTFRTRKEAEIAFNKGKTFKGRALKVSWYRPPLTPTSPATAIPTTPTTPTVLKKVEEELGLDIDAELGKHEFDADADEALLLGEDFDEEDEEEDERSWKR comes from the exons ATGGCAGCAAAATCCAAAGAAAGTCCCTCACAGGCCAGACAGATT GCCCAGAAAGCAATTCTTGACCAGGAACTTGACCTGATAACACATCAGAATACTGGGGAAGACACAacagaactgaagaaaaaagttgaagaaCTAAAGCAAGAG GCAAAATCTCTTGGCTTGCTGGATCCACCTACAAAGGGACGAGGAAGAGGAGTTGTAAGAGGACGTGGCAGAGGAACACCAGTGAGAAGCAGACCACTTCCAAGAACAACACGGGTGTGGACAAGAGACAGTGCTTCATTGGACCATCGACCGAGGCGGATCAGTGTTGGAGAAATAACAACTGAACAGAAGGAAGATATTACAGAGCACTTTAAA GAATTCGGTATTGTTGACAATGAAGAATATATTGATGATAAGGAAACTCTCAACTTGACTTTTAGGACAAGAAAAGAAGCCGAAATT gcCTTCAATAAAGGCAAGACATTCAAAGGCAGAGCCTTGAAGGTGTCTTGGTATCGACCTCCATTGACGCCTACATCACCTGCAACAGCAATACCAACTACACCTACGACTCCTACAGTGCTCAAGAAAGTAGAGGAAGAGTTAGGACTGGATATTGATGCTGAACTG GGAAAACATGAATTTGATGCGGATGCAGACGAAGCTTTGCTTCTTGGAGAAGATTTTGATGAAGAggatgaagaagaagatgaaCGATCGTGGAAAAGATAG
- the LOC140948512 gene encoding uncharacterized protein: protein MATFSLEQLNFFKFSSVVLDEFPITLRQVFVHMWDNQVAPTPGFQKWDDSPLVRNMFLSKEGGKTKYVPTAKSYHEWDCTALFEATLYAQSFAIPDGSGGLSTLNKLYVKPRHLLSGTFHPAVSIPRNEAETFALALDQLRLLRNALCHQTSTQKIDKTTFDYYIKLAREALTALKQDTTRIDEIGKLEEEDFPTARLQKLEEELKKEKDVDIKFKQINDHLNQIESQIETVRSDVKTSVTDVQTKVEEVRSDIQTAVTDVQTKVEEVKAAAAEVESKLENVESEVKIATSELAKVKANVDDVKQAVQSGIQKGM from the exons ATGGCTACATTTTCGTTGGAGCAACTgaacttttttaagttttcctcTGTCGTACTTGATGAATTTCCAATCACCCTCCGCCAAGTTTTTGTTCACATGTGGGACAATCAAGTCGCTCCTACGCCAGGCTTTCAAAAATGGGACGACTCACCTCTGGTTCGCAACATGTTTCTCAGTAAAGAGGGTGGAAAGACAAAATATGTTCCAACCGCTAAATCATATCATGAGTGGGACTGCACAGCGCTGTTTGAAGCCACTCTCTATGCTCAGAGCTTTGCCATTCCGGACGGAAGTGGAGGGCTTTCAACTTTGAACAAATTGTACGTAAAGCCCCGTCACTTACTAAGTGGAACATTTCACCCTGCCGTTTCAATTCCTAGAAACGAAGCCGAGACGTTTGCGTTAGCGTTAGATCAGCTTCGTCTCCTAAGAAACGCACTGTGTCACCAGACAAGCACCCAAAAGATTGACAAGACAACTTTTGATTATTATATAAAATTAGCAAGAGAGGCATTAACTGCACTTAAACAAGACACAACCAGGATTGATGAGATCGGGAAGCTTGAAGAAGAAGACTTTCCTACTGCCAGGCTTCAAAAGTTAGAAGAAGagttgaagaaagaaaaagatgtTGACATCAAGTTTAAGCAAATCAATGATCACCTCAACCAAATCGAGAGTCAAATTGAAACCGTACGATCAGACGTAAAAACATCAGTAACAGATGTACAAACGAAAGTGGAAGAAGTCAG GTCAGACATACAAACGGCAGTAACAGATGTACAGACAAAAGTAGAAGAAGTGAAAGCGGCAGCAGCAGAAGTCGAgtcaaaattggaaaatgtCGAATCAGAGGTGAAAATTGCAACAAGTGAATTAGCGAAAGTAAAAGCAAACGTCGATGACGTAAAACAAGCAGTTCAGTCCGGAATCCAAAAAGGTATGTAA